A window of the Vicugna pacos chromosome 32, VicPac4, whole genome shotgun sequence genome harbors these coding sequences:
- the ZNF280B gene encoding zinc finger protein 280B, which yields MEPPCMLCEEEQEPEPQKSIEETKPVDDEDAELIFVGVEHVNEDAELIFVGMTSNSKPVVSNILNRVTPGSCSRRKKYGHFRKDNAKKLRPVSHVTPTSEAVTVLPVSDSESRSTDSPVIIEPLSKPDYKNNSPQVVPNSSLELHSPLIACTSSLQHPVGTALSAGGMNKSPRVSGQLSTSETSSTNPKRPKLSDGIIGGHSLALSPSGIFHTVTTQQSTSSNNVHDSLSHVQNGEAFPKDSDHCKPVSPFRENGLPKTDFLSLASQNKIVEPTKGNLIVLLDDFYYGQHTGDGQPEQKTHTTFKCPSCLKVLKNVKFMNHMKHHLELEKQKGDSWKNHTTCQHCHRQFPTPFQLQCHIESVHTAQEPSVVCKICELSFETDQVLLQHMKDNHKPGEMPYVCQVCSYRSSAFVDVEAHFRTCHENTKNLLCPFCLKIFKTATPYMCHYRGHWEKIIHQCSKCRLQFLTFKEKMEHKTQCHQMFKKPKQLEGLPPETKVVIQVSLGPLQPGSVEVASVTVSTSDSEPSPPRSKSRIPKKPC from the coding sequence atggagccACCATGTATGTTGTGTGAGGAAGAACAAGAGCCAGAACCACAGAAAAGCATAGAAGAAACCAAACCAGTAGATGATGAAGATGCTGAGCTGATCTTTGTTGGGGTGGAGCATGTAAATGAAGATGCTGAGCTGATCTTTGTTGGGATGACTTCAAATTCAAAGCCAGTCGTTTCAAACATATTGAACAGAGTTACCCCAGGTTCatgttcaagaagaaaaaaatacggTCACTTCAGAAAAGATAATGCTAAGAAATTGCGGCCTGTAAGTCATGTGACACCTACATCAGAAGCAGTGACTGTCTTGCCAGTTTCTGACTCTGAATCAAGATCAACAGATAGTCCTGTTATTATTGAGCCTTTGTCTAAacctgattataaaaataattcaccACAAGTCGTGCCTAATAGCTCTTTAGAGTTACATTCTCCTTTGATCGCATGCACAAGTTCATTGCAGCATCCAGTAGGAACAGCACTTTCTGCAGGAGGTATGAATAAAAGTCCTCGAGTATCAGGGCAGCTTTCCACTTCTGAAACAAGTAGCACAAATCCCAAAAGGCCTAAACTCAGTGATGGAATCATAGGGGGACATTCTTTAGCTTTGTCCCCTTCAGGTATCTTTCATACAGTGACTACTCAGCAAAGCACATCCTCAAACAACGTTCATGACTCATTAAGCCATGTTCAGAATGGAGAAGCTTTTCCAAAGGACAGTGACCATTGCAAGCCTGTAAGTCCTTTTAGGGAAAATGGACTGCCAAAAACAGACTTTTTGAGCCTAGCAAGTCAAAACAAGATTGTTGAGCCCACGAAAGGAAATCTGATTGTATTACTTGATGACTTTTACTACGGACAGCACACTGGAGACGGGCAGCCGGAACAGAAGACTCACACGACCTTTAAATGCCCCAGCTGCTTGAAAGTTCTAAAAAATGTCAAGTTTATGAACCACATGAAGCACCATTTAGAACTTGAGAAGCAGAAAGGTGACAGCTGGAAAAACCACACCACCTGCCAGCACTGTCACCGCCAGTTTCCTACTCCCTTCCAGCTGCAGTGTCACATTGAAAGTGTCCACACTGCCCAGGAGCCCTCTGTGGTCTGTAAAATTTGTGAATTGTCCTTCGAAACCGATCAGGTTCTCTTACAGCACATGAAGGACAATCACAAGCCTGGCGAAATGCCCTATGTGTGTCAGGTTTGCAGTTACAGATCGTCAGCCTTTGTGGATGTGGAAGCACATTTCAGAACATGCCATGAAAACACTAAGAATTTGCTTTGCCCTTTTTGTCTCAAAATTTTCAAAACTGCAACACCATACATGTGTCATTATAGAGGACACTGGGAAAAGATAATTCACCAGTGTTCCAAATGCCGACTACAGTTTTTAACTTTCAAGGAGAAAATGGAGCACAAGACCCAGTGTCATCAAATGTTTAAGAAACCGAAGCAACTAGAAGGATTGCCTCCTGAAACAAAAGTTGTCATTCAAGTGTCACTGGGACCCCTTCAGCCAGGATCAGTGGAAGTGGCGTCTGTTACTGTGAGCACATCTGATTCTGAACCATCACCCCCCAGATCTAAAAGTAGAATTCCAAAAAAGCCCTGTTAA